The DNA region GAGCAAATCTTCTGTTTGAGCATGAAGTAGATCCGGATAGCCTTCAAATATTCTGCTGACCTCTTTGGAGCAGCGATTCGATTCCGGATTATTATATAGATAAAGATAAAGCAGCGCCATGATGTGCAGGTCCAAGCCCCTGCGTATGTCATCAAAACGGCGCACAAAGGTCGCCGTATTTAAAGTATCGATTACCCCTTGATATTCCTTAGGCTTAATAGGTAACAACAAGCGGTCAAACATCATCTTTTCAGTGATCAGCTCCGGCGGCAAATGGTATTTTTCCATTAGACAATATACTTTTGAGCTTTCTGTCAGGGAATTTTTTCTAATCTGCGTTCTGCTAGATGCCATTTGCTCGGAAGCTAAAGGCCTAGAGCGATCCGGCTTTTTCGTCGCAGGCAAAGTCGGATGCTTATGTTCATCGATTACAAAGCTGGCTCGCAGCGCATCATTGAGACGTCTTATCATGCGAGGTTATTGGCAAATCTTGTCGCGATTGGCTTTTAAATTCTGCCTACTGTTACCAAATTGAGTTCATCATACGCCCAAGCAGCGTGTTCTTCAGTAAGAAGAGCTAATTGGGTAACGCATTCATTTGATTTTTGTCCCTCGTTCATTTGCATATGCATCAGTGCCATGAGATGGAGGTTGGCGGCCGCGCGCAGGTGCACAGTTGGAGACCCGCGCTCTCTGGCCATATTTTGAGCTGTGAGTATCTCGATCGCTTGTTCGAAATTTTTCCTGCTAGGATTCATAAATAATTCATAAGCCTGTTTTTCAGCAGTAGTGGGCGCATCGGCCGATTTGTGTAGGGATCGAAATAGCTCTGATCTAGGAAGGCTTCTTTGAGATGGGATGGCAACAGACTTAGGTTTTAGCTCTTCGAGTTGGGCCGTATGTAAATCTGGATAGTCTGTAAAATCTTCGTGTGACTTTGAAACGTGAGCTTCGGCGCGGCGATCGCCCAATGCTTTGTATGTCAAAATAAGGAGGTGTCGGTTTAACTTAAACCTTACATCGTCACCAGAGCCTTCTGCTTGCCGCCTGATTTTGTTTGCGTCGACCAGTAAGGCAGCAGCAGCTTGTAAATCCTCAATTTTAGTTGGCTCCTTTAGCAAATTATAAGCCTGCTGTTCGTCGGCGGTTGCCTCTGGGGTATGGTAGGCATTGAGCAGTTGGTAAACGCCACCTTGACGAATGACAGGTTGAGGCGCTTTCGGGGCGCTTATGGCTGGAAGGGCAATCGCTGGAGACTCAAACCGATCTTGATTGGATAAATTATCCGGATGACCTGCGGGGGCAGGCAATGAGCGATCATTTTCATGACGAGGTGGCCGCACCTCAGCTGGCAGTTTGTCCATCTTTGTACCTCATAGCTAATATTATTATATAGTAATTATGAGATAGTTTGCCAGCTTAAGCTTGGCCGGACAGCTGCTGGGCTTGGAAATAGGCCCTGACTTGGCCTAGAAGATCGCCTAGTTCACCAGCAAATAGCTTAGGTAAGTTATGGATCGTAACGCCCACGCGGTGATCCGTGCAGCGATCTTGAGGAAAGTTGTAAGTTCTGATTTTGTCAGATCGATCGCCACTTTTAACCATTGCTTTGCGTTCTTCAGCGCGTTCGCGGTGCAGTTCTTGCTCTTTTTGGTCGTAAAGTCTGGCCCTTAGGACTTTCATGGCTTGGATTTTGTTCTTCAGTTGGCTTTTCTCATCTTGGCACTGAACGACCAAACCAGTTGGAATATGGGTGATTCGAACCGCAGAGTCAGTGGTATTAACCGACTGACCGCCTGGGCCACCAGCGCGGAACACATCGATCCGGATGTCTTTGGCCTCAATTTGAATATCCACTTCTTCGGCTTCAGGCAAAATTGCCACGCTGCAGGCAGAAGTATGAATCCGGCCTTGAGTTTCGGTCTCTGGAACGCGCTGTACGCGGTGTACGCCGCCTTCGAACTTGAGCCAGGCGTAAACCTGATCCCCTGTGACGGAGGCGATGACTTCTTTGTAGCCGCCTTTGGGGCCGTCGGAGAGGCTTAAGATTTCAAACTTCCAACGCATGCGTTCTGAAAAACGGGCATACATTTGAAATAGCTCGCCTGCAAATAAGCTGGCTTCATCTCCGCCAGTGCCTGCGCGGATTTCAACGATCACGTTTTTTTGATCATTGGGATCTTTAGGCAGCAGTAGGATTTTGATTTCTTGTTCTAAACCTGTGATTTCGCTGTTGAGCCGGCCGATTTCTTCTCTCGCCATTTCACGGATTTCTGGATCAGAGTCTTCGCCTAATTCTAGATTGCCCTCTCGCTCCGACATGAGCGCTCGTAGGCGCACGTTGGCTTCCACCAAGGGCTCTAGTTGGGTGCGTTCTTTATTTAGAACGTTTAATTCACTGGGTTTTAAATTGGGGCTGCCGAGCTGTTCGATTAAAACAGCGTGGCGTTTGGCCATTTCTTGAAGTCGCTCTAGCATGTTTTCCAGGTCTTATAGATTGCCCAAACGGCAATGGCAGAAGGGAGACACAATACCATGATGAAGGCAAAGGCAGGGTAGATCAGCTCAATCATGCGATGAGCGCTTCTTTCACGATAGCAAAATTAGCGTAAGAATCCGTGTTGTCACGGCCACCTTGCTCACATGGGTTTTTTTCGCGCCACATGGTTTTACGAAGTGCAGCCAGCGCGATCTCTAGTTGGTCATCCGTGGGCTCTCTGGTGGTCAGGCGTTGCATGAGCATACCAGGCGATACGAATAATTTAATCCAAAAGCTGTCAGGATTTTTCGCGGCGGCGCGTTGAAATTCATAGGCAATACCGGCAATCGGCAGCATTAACGGGATTTTAAGCGCCATCAAAAACAAGCTTTGAGTGAGTGTGCTGTCGCTCACAGGCGGAATCCATGGCAATACCAAAGCAAATACCAAGATCGAAACAGCGATAACCAATAGAATCAAACTGGTGCCACAACGTGGATGTGCAGTAGATTGCAAGCGAGCTTGATCAACGTCTAAGGCTAAGTTTTTCTCAAAGGTATGCACAGATTTGTGCTCAGCCCCATGATACATAAACAGACGTTTGACGTCTTTCATGGTCGAGATGGCCAAAATGTAACCCACAAACAGGGCCATTTTAATAGTGCCATCGACCAGATGAAAAGCAATCGAAGTGACGGGCAGGGCACTATGGCCATCATGGCCTAAAAACTCGCCTAGCACATAGGCGCTCATGTGAGGCACCGCTTTAAATAAAGCGAGTCCGAGCAGCATGCTAAAAGCCATTGTTCCAGCCAAAGCCCAGTCAAATTTACCGGTGTCTTTCTTAGTGCTGGTGGTCGGTGCTTCCAAAGCTTGCTCAGCCGAAAACTGCAAAGCGCTGAGGCCATTGTACATGCTCTCCACCAACATGGTGGCGCCGCGCAACAAAGGCCATCGCAAAAAGGGCAGTTTCTCTGAAAACGATAACCATTGGCGCTCACGGATCACAATGCTTTGGTCAGGCTTTCGCACTGCAACGGCAAAGCTTTTCGGAGAGCGCATCATCACGCCCTCAACGACAGCCTGTCCGCCAACCAAAGGCTTGGTAGCCATGAGTAGTATTGACGCCAACATATTATTGTTTCGTTTGGTACTTCTTACGGAATCTCTCGACGCGGCCTTCAGTATCTAACATTTTAGATTTGCCGGTAAAATGAGGATGGCAAGCCGAGCAAATATCGATATTGTACTTGGTCGTTGACCTGGTTTCATACTTGGCTCCGCAAGCGCAAACCACGGTGACTGCCTGATAATCTGGATGAATGTTTGGTTTCATAACTTTAAGCAGTCTAGCAGATTTGTTTTAAATGCCAAGAGAGGACCTCCATGGCCCTACCAAAGCTTACGGGCGCAGAAATTTCCCGCTCTAAACTGGTTACTTCAAAGCCCGCAAGCCCGCATGGGGTAATGCATTCCGTGAACCGTTCAAGCTTGGGATTGATGTTTAAAGCAAAGCCATGGCGGGTGACTTGCCTGGAAACGCCTACGCCCACAGCGATTAATTTCTTATTGCCAACCCAGACACCTGTTTTACCAGGTAGGCAAGTCGCGTCTGTCACGCCTAACTCTTGGCAGGCGCGAATGAGTGCTCGCTCCAGTCCCCGCACGTAGTCCACCACACCTATATGTAATGGAAGCTTGATAATTGGGTAGCCAACCAATTGGCCGGTGCCGTGAAAGGTCACATCCCCGCCTCGGTCGGCTTCTGCCAGCGTAATGCCGCGTTGTGCGATTGCTTCAGGGGTTAGCAGCAAGCTGCGTAGCCCATGTTGGCGAGTGTGGGTGATGGTGTCAGCGTGCTCGAGATATAAGAGCTGGTTGCCCCGGGTGTCGATCTGCTCGATCGCTTCTCGCATGGCGTCCATGCCAGCTTGATAGGAGACCTGATATCCAAGAAACTTACTTTGCACGTGGCTTTTTGGGGTTTTTCCGGTGCAAGGTAACAATGTGACCTTGGGTGTTTACCAGTTCAGCTTTCAAATCTTGCACGAAGGTCAGATTCTCCATCAGCTCCAAAGCGGATTCAAGAAACTTAATTTTAATCAGCTCGTGCGTGTTGAGGGCCGCATCGATTTCTTTTAGAAGATTTTCAGTGATGCCATTTTTGCCAACCGATACAATGGGTTTTAAATGATGTGCCTGCGCTTTAAGATTCATAGATAGCTATGTCTTAGCAAATCTACGGCAAGATGGTAACTGATAAGTTCTAGGGAGAAATATGCAGATCGCTGTATGTCAATTTAACCCAACCGTGGGTGCTTTGAGCCAGAATGCCATTCGGCTTTTGACCTATGCCCATGAGGCAGCGGCGCTAGGTGCTGAATTTATGCTCACGCCTGAGTTAGCGCTTTGTGGCTACCCCCCGAAAGACTTGGTCTTAAGACCTGACTTTCTAGATGCTTGCGCTCTGCAATTGATAAGTTTGGCAAAAGCCGCGCCGATTCCGATGATTGTGGGTGCGCCGGTAGATGGTTTTAACGCCGCCTGCTGGTGTTACCAAGGCCAGATTCGGGTGATCGCTCGCAAAAGGCTGCTGCCTAACTATCAAGTTTTTGATGAGCGGCGCTACTTTAAGCCTGGCCCGGCTGATGATTTTAATGGCTTTGAATTTGCGGGTAAACGTTTTGGCATGAGCATTTGTGAAGACGCATGGAACGATGAACAATTCTGGAAACATCGCCTTTATGAAGAAGATCCCATCTGGGATTTAGCTAAAAGCCACCAGGTTGATGTCTTAGTAAACCTCACGGCCTCGCCCTTTGAGATGAACAAAGCTGCCGAGCGCGAGAGCATGTTCCGGCATCTGGCCATGCGATATGAGCTGCCAACCTTGGTCGTGGGCCAAGTCGGAGCAAACGACGGTCTGATTTTTGACGGGGGTACCGTCGGTTTTGACGCAGACGGCGAGATTTTGTATAAAGCAACTGACTTCAAGGAGGAGTTGATTATATGCAAACTGTCATAGAAGCGTTAACCCTCGGCATTCGAGACTATATCGAGAAAACCAAAAGCAAGGGTGTGATTTTAGGCCTATCGGGCGGCATTGATTCCGCGGTTACGTGCGCCTTGGCCGTGCGCGCGCTGGGTCCGGAACGTGTCATTGGCGTGCGCATGCCCAGTGGTTTTTCTTCGAATCATTCGTTGGAAGATGCAGAAGTCTTAGCATCAAACTTAGGCATCGCTCTGCGGACTGTTCCTATTGAATCCATGGTGGAAGCATGCCGTCAGACACTTGCGCTAAAAAAGCCGCTCAGCGATCAAAATGTGCAGGCCAGAATTCGCGGCCTGGTTCTCATGGCGATTTCGAATGAAACCGATTATTTGGTCTTAGGCACGACCAATAAAAGCGAAATGGCTGTTGGCTATGGCACGATGTATGGCGATCTAATCGGCGCGTTAATGCCCATCGGCGATCTATATAAAACACAAGTTTGGGCGCTTGCCAAAGCGATCAACGCTGAACTAGCCGTCATACCAGACAGCAGTATTATGAAGACGCCAAGCGCTGAGCTGGCGCCAGGTCAAATTGACCAAGATACGCTGCCACCTTACGAAACTTTAGATGCCGTATTGGAAGCCTACTTAGAACGCGATCTATCACTGCAACAAATCGTTCTAGAGACCGCCATACCTGAAAAACAAGTTCAGGAAATCATCAAAAAAGTAGATTCTTCTGAATATAAACGCAAACAAGCACCACCTATTTTGATGGTTTCAAAAAAAGTTTTCGGCGAAGCACGTCGATGCCCGGTGGTTTTCGCGCGTAGTTAAAAAAAACGATTGACTCAAAATGTCAGGGGAGTACTTTTTTACAAGAAGCAAAAGTCGCGAAATAAAAACCTTAATAGGAGTGAAAAATGAAATTTAACTTTTTACATTTGATGTTGTTTGTACCTGTTATGGTAGCTGGCTGCGGTGATTCCCCAAACGCCCAAAGATTCGGAAACGGCCTTGCCGAAGCTGCAAATGCTGCCAAAGACGGAACCGTTAACACTTTTAACGATGCCAAAGATAAGACAGCGGAGGCTGCAACTCAGGCTAATGATAAAGCCAAAGATATCGCGGGAGAAGCTAAGAACAAAGCTGATGCATTTTGGACAGGCACACAGGATCGAGGCGCTCACTTTAAGAATATGGTCGTAAACGCAAAAAATGCTGCTCGAGATACTGATGGACCGCTGAAAGGTGATGCCAATAAAGTGGGCGAAGCAGTCAATGATGCGACAGATTCTATTAATGCGCGGGCTGCTAAGGCACAAGATCGAGCCAAAGAATTTAACGAAGATGTCAAACAAACCTGGCAGTCTGTCAAAGATGACGTCAACAATAAAGTTAGTAAGGCTAATAAAGACCTGAAAAAAGTAGCCGCTGATGGCCAAAAATTTGTTGATGAAAAACACTCCGAGCTGCGCGCTCGCGTTCAAGACCTAGCAAAGAAAGCGACAGGTAATAAAGTCGCCGTAGCCCAACGTGATGTCCCAGAGTTGGATGTAAAGGTTGGCGAAGTGCATATTCTGACCCCCGAAGTGATCGATGCTATGGGTCGTCAAGACAAACTAGTCGGCGTGGATGAAAAAGGCAATCATGCTGCTTTCGAAATCCAAGAACTAGATGACCTTTAATGAATAATTAATAACATGTGATATCCCCAGGGGCGCCCATTCGGGCGCTTTTTTAATCTTTTATTTGGTCGCAATATGCGCGAGGACTCAGTATTTTTACATCCAGGTGAAGATCGGCAGGAAAGTGTTTTAAATTCCCGGTGATTAGGGTGGCTTGATATGCCAGGGCTAGTTCATAGAAGATTGCATCATGGGGATCCTGCCAATTGTATTTGATTTTTGAAGGATTTTCTAAGGATTGATGGGAAAATTTGATAAGGCTGTGAACCCATATAGGCGGAAATCCGAACCGCTTGAATTTGGGGCGTGCGCACACTTCCAAATATTCAGTAACAATGCCTGGGCACGTGACCAAAATAACTCTGTTTTGGAGTATTAGTTTAACAATTTGAGCAGGTGGCCCCGAAGGGTTAATGCCTGCCGAAATCAAGACGTTTGTATCCAATACGACGAGCTTACTCATGACTTGCGATTTCGTACAGAATCGATTTCATTATTGATCTCTTCGAGCGTCATATCCGTTAAGCCAAGCTCTAGTGCTCGCTGTTGCCAACTATTTAAATTAGCTAAAGCCATGGCTCGCTCCAGCTCTTGCCGCTGCCCATCCAGATTATTCTCTTGAACGGGAACAAGAAAGTAAGCGGGGCCCCCCCGACCTTCTAATAATAAAAGCTCGTTAGAATGCCCTTCTATAGCTTTAAGGCCTTTTTGCTGGAAGTCTCTCATTGCGATACTCTGCATATTACCATTGTAGACAAATTGTCTACAAATTGCAAACCCACACAGCTGGTTGTCAAAAACGCCTAATGTTGATACGCCAGGGCCTGACCCAAATAAACACACACCTTTTAGGGTTCAGGTGGCGGCCGTTAAAAGCTGTCCCCGGGGTGTGGAAGCATAACTTGAACAAGGAAGATAAAAGACTATGGCACGAATTGGAATGAGAGAAATGTTAGAGGCTGGCGCACACTTTGGGCATCAGACTCACCGCTGGAATCCGAAAATGAAGAAGTTCATTTTTGCACCGCGAAATGGCATTCATATTATTGATCTACAGCAAACTGTCGGCCTCATGAATAAGGCTTATGACTTTGTGGTGGACACAGTCGCTGGTGGCGGCAAGATTTTGTTCGTTGGTACCAAAAAGCAAGCCCAAGAAATTGTGGCTCAAGAAGCGCTTCGCGGTGGCCAATACTATGTCAACAACCGTTGGTTGGGTGGCATGCTCACAAACTTCAAGACCGTTAAGCAGTCGGTTGATCGCATGCGTTTGATCGAAGAAATGTCTAAAGACGGTACTTTTGAAAAATTGCCTAAGAAAGAAGTGATCGGCCTTACACGCGAAATGGTTAAGCTCGAAAAGAACTTGGCCGGTGTGAAAGACATGACACGGTTACCTAAAGCGATTTTCGTGATCGATCCTAATTTGGAAAAGATCGCTGTGGATGAAGCCATCAAATTGGGCATTCCAGTAATCGCTACCCTGGATACCAACTGTGATCCAGATTTGGTGAACTTCCCAATCCCTGCAAACGATGACTCGATTCGTTCAGTTGCTTTGTTCGCGGGTAATATTGCTGACGCTTGTTTAGAAGGTGATGCACGTCATGAAGAAGTGCTAGCTCAAAAACGCGCTCGCGGTGAAGCTAAAGAAATGAGCGAAGATCAAATTACAGCTCAGCAACAACAGTTTGTGGCTCGTAAGAAAGGCCCTCAAATCGATGTGATCCCAGCTTTAAAGACTGGCGCTGAAGAAGTTGTAGAAAGCGCTTCTGAAGATCAGGAAAGAGGGGTTGTCTGATGCAAGTCACTGCAGAAATGGTACGTGAACTGCGCGAAAAAACTGGCGCAGGGATGATGGATTGCAAAAAGGCTTTGATGGAAGCTGGTAGCATGGACGCTGCGATGACTTATCTTCGCGAAAAGGGTCTGGCTGCTGCTGCAAAGAAATCTGGCCGCGTTGCTTCTGAAGGTTTGGTTGCTATCACGGTAGATGGTCATAAGGCCGGTATCGTTGAAGTGAACTGCGAAACGGATTTCGTAGCTAAAAACGAAGATTTCGTGCGTTTGGTCCAAGATTTGGCCAAGCGTTCTTTGGAAGTTTCAGACCTAGCTAAAGACGCCGAAAGCGTTATCAATGAAAAGATCGGAACCATTGGCGAGAAGATTGCCATCCGGCGCGTGAATGTGCTTGAAGGCGGCGATCTATACGGCGCGTATATCCATGCTGGCGGCTCGATCGGTGCATTGGTTGAGTTGAAGGGTGCAAACGCTTCGCATCAAGAACTAGCCAAAGGCTTAGCCATGCATGTGGCAGCTTCTGCACCGGCGTTTCTATCCAGAGAAGATGTGGATTCGGGCACGTTGGAAGCTGAGCGCAGCATCTTGAAGAATCAAGTGCTTGAGCAAGGCAAACCAGCTGCGATGGTTGATCGCATTGTGGATGGCAAGATCGAAAAATATTATGGCGAAGTTTGCTTCTTGGAGCAAAAGTTTGTTAAAGATCCGGATAAGACGATTACCCAGTTGCTGAGCGGCACCGGCGTCAGCGTTACCCGTTTCGTGCGTTTTAAAGTCGGCGAAGGTTTAGAAAAAAAGGCCGATGATTTTGCACAAGAAGTGGCAAAGATGGTAAGGTAACAGGGATGAAATATACCCTCGCCTTGTTGCTCGTGTTATCCTTGTCCGCTTGCCAAAGCGATCACGACATCGTTAGCGGGCTTAGTGAAACCGAGGCGAATGAAGTACTGGTGATCTTGGATGCTCAAAAAATCAAAGCATCCAAGGTCCTGGTGCAGGTGAAGGGCAGCAACAAGCCCCCAACCTACTCTATCAGCATGGGTCCCAGACAAGCTCCAGAAGCCCTGAGGATCCTCGTTGATAACCGACTTCCTAGACATAAAAGTGCAGGCCTGGGTGAGGTTTACCCCACCGATGCCAGCAGCTTGATTCCAAGTCGTTCTGAAGAAAAGGCGAAATTTTTACGCGCCATTCAGGGTGAAGTGGAAAACATGCTCAAAGTGCTTCCGGGCATTATTGAAGCACGGGTGATTGTGGTGATGCCTGATCCATCCGTGGTGCGCGACTTACATTCTGCCCCTCCGCATGCAACCGCATCGGTGGCCGTGGTTTATAACCCCATCGATTCAAAAGGCACGCCTCCGGTGAAAGCCGAAGAAATTAAGTTTTTAGTAGCATCCGCCATTGAAGATTTAACGCCAGCGTATGTCAGCGTGTTGATGTCTCAAAATTTGTCATCTTCATTAATGGGCCTACCGAAAGTGGTGAGAAAACCTATTTCTGCGCATCCGTCTCATGTAGCTGCGCCGGTGTCTATGTTTAGAGATGACGTATTGATGTGGCTCTTTGGTGTGCTGGCTTTGGCTGGTGTCTTATTGGGCGTGTTCGGCATTGTCCGTAACCGCGCTTTACGCAGTCAGCTGGCCAAATCATTAGAAGCCCACACAGAGGCAAGCAGCACCAATGTCCCTTGATGCATTAAGCCCTGTAGAGAGGACGCTTTTTGTCGTTTGGTCGCTGTTTTCCGGCGATCTCAAAGGCTCGTTGAAAAAGTATTTCCCAGCCGGCATGCAGACCAAATTCGATGCCCTTGAAAGCAGCGAATTAACCCCTGAAATCTTGCAGGTTTATTTAAGCAAGTTGGTTGATTTTCAACACCGATCATTCTTTTTAGGTATGGATGACAGCTGGGTCGAGAAGAATCCGGTTTTAAGAGAAATTTCCAAAAATCGCCTGACTCGAATGTCTCAACATGATGACTTGGTTGAAACCGGCAGGCGAGAGATTTCTGCCTACCTGGTAAGCCTAGGCAAGCGCAGAACAGCTACTTTATTGGCCTATTTGCCAAAAGATGTACAAGAAGCCGTTTTTACAGCCCTGAGCGATTACGCAC from Myxococcota bacterium includes:
- a CDS encoding DUF1385 domain-containing protein — translated: MATKPLVGGQAVVEGVMMRSPKSFAVAVRKPDQSIVIRERQWLSFSEKLPFLRWPLLRGATMLVESMYNGLSALQFSAEQALEAPTTSTKKDTGKFDWALAGTMAFSMLLGLALFKAVPHMSAYVLGEFLGHDGHSALPVTSIAFHLVDGTIKMALFVGYILAISTMKDVKRLFMYHGAEHKSVHTFEKNLALDVDQARLQSTAHPRCGTSLILLVIAVSILVFALVLPWIPPVSDSTLTQSLFLMALKIPLMLPIAGIAYEFQRAAAKNPDSFWIKLFVSPGMLMQRLTTREPTDDQLEIALAALRKTMWREKNPCEQGGRDNTDSYANFAIVKEALIA
- the prfA gene encoding peptide chain release factor 1, which encodes MLERLQEMAKRHAVLIEQLGSPNLKPSELNVLNKERTQLEPLVEANVRLRALMSEREGNLELGEDSDPEIREMAREEIGRLNSEITGLEQEIKILLLPKDPNDQKNVIVEIRAGTGGDEASLFAGELFQMYARFSERMRWKFEILSLSDGPKGGYKEVIASVTGDQVYAWLKFEGGVHRVQRVPETETQGRIHTSACSVAILPEAEEVDIQIEAKDIRIDVFRAGGPGGQSVNTTDSAVRITHIPTGLVVQCQDEKSQLKNKIQAMKVLRARLYDQKEQELHRERAEERKAMVKSGDRSDKIRTYNFPQDRCTDHRVGVTIHNLPKLFAGELGDLLGQVRAYFQAQQLSGQA
- a CDS encoding nitrilase-related carbon-nitrogen hydrolase, whose product is MQIAVCQFNPTVGALSQNAIRLLTYAHEAAALGAEFMLTPELALCGYPPKDLVLRPDFLDACALQLISLAKAAPIPMIVGAPVDGFNAACWCYQGQIRVIARKRLLPNYQVFDERRYFKPGPADDFNGFEFAGKRFGMSICEDAWNDEQFWKHRLYEEDPIWDLAKSHQVDVLVNLTASPFEMNKAAERESMFRHLAMRYELPTLVVGQVGANDGLIFDGGTVGFDADGEILYKATDFKEELIICKLS
- the rpmE gene encoding 50S ribosomal protein L31; its protein translation is MKPNIHPDYQAVTVVCACGAKYETRSTTKYNIDICSACHPHFTGKSKMLDTEGRVERFRKKYQTKQ
- the tsf gene encoding translation elongation factor Ts, with the protein product MQVTAEMVRELREKTGAGMMDCKKALMEAGSMDAAMTYLREKGLAAAAKKSGRVASEGLVAITVDGHKAGIVEVNCETDFVAKNEDFVRLVQDLAKRSLEVSDLAKDAESVINEKIGTIGEKIAIRRVNVLEGGDLYGAYIHAGGSIGALVELKGANASHQELAKGLAMHVAASAPAFLSREDVDSGTLEAERSILKNQVLEQGKPAAMVDRIVDGKIEKYYGEVCFLEQKFVKDPDKTITQLLSGTGVSVTRFVRFKVGEGLEKKADDFAQEVAKMVR
- a CDS encoding YhbY family RNA-binding protein; the encoded protein is MNLKAQAHHLKPIVSVGKNGITENLLKEIDAALNTHELIKIKFLESALELMENLTFVQDLKAELVNTQGHIVTLHRKNPKKPRAK
- the rpsB gene encoding 30S ribosomal protein S2, with amino-acid sequence MARIGMREMLEAGAHFGHQTHRWNPKMKKFIFAPRNGIHIIDLQQTVGLMNKAYDFVVDTVAGGGKILFVGTKKQAQEIVAQEALRGGQYYVNNRWLGGMLTNFKTVKQSVDRMRLIEEMSKDGTFEKLPKKEVIGLTREMVKLEKNLAGVKDMTRLPKAIFVIDPNLEKIAVDEAIKLGIPVIATLDTNCDPDLVNFPIPANDDSIRSVALFAGNIADACLEGDARHEEVLAQKRARGEAKEMSEDQITAQQQQFVARKKGPQIDVIPALKTGAEEVVESASEDQERGVV
- the nadE gene encoding NAD(+) synthase, with the protein product MQTVIEALTLGIRDYIEKTKSKGVILGLSGGIDSAVTCALAVRALGPERVIGVRMPSGFSSNHSLEDAEVLASNLGIALRTVPIESMVEACRQTLALKKPLSDQNVQARIRGLVLMAISNETDYLVLGTTNKSEMAVGYGTMYGDLIGALMPIGDLYKTQVWALAKAINAELAVIPDSSIMKTPSAELAPGQIDQDTLPPYETLDAVLEAYLERDLSLQQIVLETAIPEKQVQEIIKKVDSSEYKRKQAPPILMVSKKVFGEARRCPVVFARS
- the lipB gene encoding lipoyl(octanoyl) transferase LipB is translated as MQSKFLGYQVSYQAGMDAMREAIEQIDTRGNQLLYLEHADTITHTRQHGLRSLLLTPEAIAQRGITLAEADRGGDVTFHGTGQLVGYPIIKLPLHIGVVDYVRGLERALIRACQELGVTDATCLPGKTGVWVGNKKLIAVGVGVSRQVTRHGFALNINPKLERFTECITPCGLAGFEVTSLEREISAPVSFGRAMEVLSWHLKQIC
- a CDS encoding prevent-host-death protein — protein: MQSIAMRDFQQKGLKAIEGHSNELLLLEGRGGPAYFLVPVQENNLDGQRQELERAMALANLNSWQQRALELGLTDMTLEEINNEIDSVRNRKS